One window from the genome of Populus alba chromosome 15, ASM523922v2, whole genome shotgun sequence encodes:
- the LOC118037728 gene encoding basic helix-loop-helix protein 80 isoform X2 has protein sequence MAAFSYQHQPVFPDSAFLPSIATPTKNMNNNMNGSFEEAGNMINTNGFSQIYSPETFHETPSLDVRFHQSSHPDDHSYKVSLSDNETSLTKKQSTNSSTVVDKLETGEPVTQEVTPMARKRKSANGFLNSAQSKDARKVKSKRQNKCSGDMKQEEQKPKVEKKVHGEPPAGYIHVRARRGQATDSHSLAERVRRERISERMKILQLLVPGCDKITGKALMLDEIINYVQSLQSQVEFLSMKLASVNPLLYDFGMDSDAFMVRPERLSSMSPPLPSLQHNSPIQPTAFADTASATTATFATEENNYPLIDNSATLFLQGMKPGDFTTHQDLMWDVDEQRQKFLNPSGLTNNLCSFH, from the exons atggCAGCTTTTTCATATCAACATCAACCGGTGTTTCCTGATTCAGCTTTCTTGCCAAGCATAGCCACACCCACTAAGAACATGAACAACAACATGAATGGTTCTTTTGAGGAAGCTGGAAACATGATCAATACCAACGGTTTCTCCCAAATTTACTCTCCTGAAACTTTTCATGAAACACCTAGTCTTGATGTTAGATTTCATCAAAGTAGCCATCCTGATGATCATAGCTATAAGGTGTCTCTTAGTGATAATGAGACTTCTTTGACTAAAAAACAGAGCACAAACTCCTCAACCGTGGTTGATAAGCTTGAAACTGGTGAGCCCGTTACTCAAGAGGTAACTCCCATGGCCAGGAAGAGGAAAAGTGCTAATGGGTTCTTGAATTCTGCTCAATCAAAG GATGCtagaaaagtgaaaagcaagagacaaaaTAAATGCAGTGGTGACATGAAACAAGAAGAGCAGAAGCCAAAAGTTGAGAAGAAAGTTCATGGAGAGCCTCCAGCAGGCTACATTCATGTAAGAGCAAGGAGGGGCCAAGCAACAGATAGCCACAGCCTTGCTGAGAGG GTAAGAAGAGAGAGAATTAGTGAGAGAATGAAGATACTACAGCTTCTTGTTCCTGGCTGTGACAAG ATTACTGGGAAGGCCCTTATGCTGGACGAGATTATTAATTATGTTCAGTCCCTGCAAAGTCAAGTGGAG TTCCTATCCATGAAGCTTGCCTCTGTTAATCCCCTGCTCTATGATTTTGGAATGGACAGTGATGCATTCATGGTTAGACCAGAG AGATTAAGTAGCATGTCTCCACCACTGCCATCTCTGCAACACAACAGTCCTATCCAGCCCACAGCTTTTGCCGACACCGCCTCCGCCACCACCGCCACCTTTGCTACAGAAGAAAATAACTATCCTCTTATTGATAATTCTGCTACGCTTTTTCTTCAAGGAATGAAGCCTGGTGACTTCACTACTCATCAg GACCTAATGTGGGATGTGGATGAGCAAAGACAAAAATTTCTTAATCCGTCTGGGCTCACCAACAACTTGTGTTCTTTCCATTAA
- the LOC118037728 gene encoding basic helix-loop-helix protein 80 isoform X1 translates to MAAFSYQHQPVFPDSAFLPSIATPTKNMNNNMNGSFEEAGNMINTNGFSQIYSPETFHETPSLDVRFHQSSHPDDHSYKVSLSDNETSLTKKQSTNSSTVVDKLETGEPVTQEVTPMARKRKSANGFLNSAQSKFLLQDARKVKSKRQNKCSGDMKQEEQKPKVEKKVHGEPPAGYIHVRARRGQATDSHSLAERVRRERISERMKILQLLVPGCDKITGKALMLDEIINYVQSLQSQVEFLSMKLASVNPLLYDFGMDSDAFMVRPERLSSMSPPLPSLQHNSPIQPTAFADTASATTATFATEENNYPLIDNSATLFLQGMKPGDFTTHQDLMWDVDEQRQKFLNPSGLTNNLCSFH, encoded by the exons atggCAGCTTTTTCATATCAACATCAACCGGTGTTTCCTGATTCAGCTTTCTTGCCAAGCATAGCCACACCCACTAAGAACATGAACAACAACATGAATGGTTCTTTTGAGGAAGCTGGAAACATGATCAATACCAACGGTTTCTCCCAAATTTACTCTCCTGAAACTTTTCATGAAACACCTAGTCTTGATGTTAGATTTCATCAAAGTAGCCATCCTGATGATCATAGCTATAAGGTGTCTCTTAGTGATAATGAGACTTCTTTGACTAAAAAACAGAGCACAAACTCCTCAACCGTGGTTGATAAGCTTGAAACTGGTGAGCCCGTTACTCAAGAGGTAACTCCCATGGCCAGGAAGAGGAAAAGTGCTAATGGGTTCTTGAATTCTGCTCAATCAAAG TTTTTGTTACAGGATGCtagaaaagtgaaaagcaagagacaaaaTAAATGCAGTGGTGACATGAAACAAGAAGAGCAGAAGCCAAAAGTTGAGAAGAAAGTTCATGGAGAGCCTCCAGCAGGCTACATTCATGTAAGAGCAAGGAGGGGCCAAGCAACAGATAGCCACAGCCTTGCTGAGAGG GTAAGAAGAGAGAGAATTAGTGAGAGAATGAAGATACTACAGCTTCTTGTTCCTGGCTGTGACAAG ATTACTGGGAAGGCCCTTATGCTGGACGAGATTATTAATTATGTTCAGTCCCTGCAAAGTCAAGTGGAG TTCCTATCCATGAAGCTTGCCTCTGTTAATCCCCTGCTCTATGATTTTGGAATGGACAGTGATGCATTCATGGTTAGACCAGAG AGATTAAGTAGCATGTCTCCACCACTGCCATCTCTGCAACACAACAGTCCTATCCAGCCCACAGCTTTTGCCGACACCGCCTCCGCCACCACCGCCACCTTTGCTACAGAAGAAAATAACTATCCTCTTATTGATAATTCTGCTACGCTTTTTCTTCAAGGAATGAAGCCTGGTGACTTCACTACTCATCAg GACCTAATGTGGGATGTGGATGAGCAAAGACAAAAATTTCTTAATCCGTCTGGGCTCACCAACAACTTGTGTTCTTTCCATTAA